A region of Streptomyces sp. TG1A-60 DNA encodes the following proteins:
- a CDS encoding thiamine-phosphate kinase, which translates to MKGTVGELGEFGLIRELTSRLTTTPAVRVGPGDDAAVVAAPDRRVVASTDLLLEGRHFRRDWSTAYDVGRKAAAQNLADIAAMGAVPTALLLGLVAPAELPVTWATELMDGLRDECQVAGAAVVGGDVVRGDTIMISITALGDLRNHEPVTRGGAQPGDVVAVTGWLGWSAAGYAVLSRGFRSPRAFVEAHRRPEPPYHAGPAAADLGATAMCDVSDGLIADLGHIAEASKCRIDIRSGAIDIPSQMNDIGQAVGVDPIQWVLTGGEDHAIVATFPPDVKLPARWKVIGEVLNPSALPQVTVDGAPWTSKGGWDHFGDIES; encoded by the coding sequence ATGAAGGGCACCGTGGGAGAGCTGGGGGAGTTCGGGCTCATCAGGGAGCTCACCTCCCGGCTCACCACCACCCCGGCGGTCCGGGTCGGGCCCGGCGACGACGCCGCCGTGGTGGCCGCGCCGGACCGCAGGGTCGTGGCGAGCACCGACCTGCTCCTGGAGGGACGGCACTTCCGGCGCGACTGGTCCACGGCGTACGACGTCGGGCGCAAGGCCGCCGCACAGAACCTCGCGGACATCGCCGCCATGGGCGCCGTACCCACCGCGCTGCTCCTCGGCCTGGTTGCCCCCGCCGAACTCCCGGTGACCTGGGCCACCGAGCTGATGGACGGACTGCGGGACGAATGCCAGGTCGCCGGCGCGGCGGTGGTGGGCGGTGACGTCGTACGCGGTGACACCATCATGATCTCGATCACCGCGCTCGGTGACCTGCGCAACCACGAGCCCGTCACCAGGGGCGGAGCGCAGCCCGGGGACGTCGTGGCCGTCACCGGCTGGCTCGGCTGGTCCGCCGCCGGGTACGCCGTGCTCTCGCGGGGCTTCCGCTCGCCGCGCGCCTTCGTGGAGGCCCATCGTCGCCCCGAGCCGCCGTACCACGCGGGCCCGGCCGCCGCCGACCTCGGCGCGACCGCGATGTGCGACGTGAGCGACGGGCTGATCGCCGACCTGGGGCACATCGCGGAGGCGAGCAAGTGCCGGATCGACATCCGCTCCGGCGCGATCGACATCCCGTCCCAGATGAACGACATCGGGCAGGCCGTCGGCGTCGACCCGATCCAGTGGGTGCTGACCGGCGGCGAGGACCACGCGATCGTGGCGACCTTCCCACCGGACGTGAAGCTGCCCGCCCGGTGGAAGGTGATCGGCGAGGTCCTCAACCCCTCGGCGCTGCCTCAGGTGACCGTGGACGGGGCGCCCTGGACGAGCAAGGGCGGCTGGGACCACTTCGGGGACATCGAGTCATGA
- a CDS encoding Lrp/AsnC ligand binding domain-containing protein gives MVQAYILIQTEVGKASTVADTISKLPGVIQAEDVTGPYDVIVRAQADTVDDLGRLVVAKVQQVDGITRTLTCPVVHL, from the coding sequence GTGGTACAGGCGTACATCCTGATCCAGACGGAGGTCGGCAAAGCGTCGACCGTCGCCGACACGATCAGCAAGCTCCCCGGAGTCATCCAGGCCGAGGACGTGACGGGTCCGTACGACGTCATCGTGCGCGCCCAGGCCGACACCGTCGACGACCTCGGCCGGCTGGTGGTCGCGAAGGTCCAGCAAGTGGACGGGATCACCCGCACCCTGACCTGCCCGGTGGTGCACCTGTAG
- a CDS encoding DUF3515 domain-containing protein, with protein sequence MNSSRHRHPACLGLPVLAVSLIAVAGCSSADDGGSAAVPSPSPDAAVTKLCRNLDESLPKKVDGESRRDPEPASALTAGWGSPAIILRCGVAQPPKMIDPGVAEGRDADAVAGAVNGVDWLMEKREDGSYRFTTANRSAYVEVTVSEGRAREDTSAILVGLAPAIKKAIPEGIAS encoded by the coding sequence GTGAACTCCTCGCGTCACCGGCACCCCGCTTGCCTCGGGCTGCCCGTCCTGGCCGTGTCGTTGATCGCCGTCGCAGGCTGCTCCTCAGCAGACGACGGCGGCTCGGCGGCGGTTCCCAGCCCGAGCCCGGACGCGGCCGTCACGAAGCTGTGCCGGAACCTGGATGAGTCACTGCCGAAGAAGGTCGACGGTGAGAGCCGCCGGGACCCCGAGCCCGCCTCCGCGCTGACGGCGGGCTGGGGCAGCCCGGCGATCATACTGCGCTGCGGTGTGGCCCAGCCGCCGAAGATGATCGACCCTGGGGTGGCCGAGGGCCGCGACGCCGACGCCGTGGCCGGCGCGGTGAACGGGGTCGACTGGCTGATGGAGAAGCGGGAGGACGGGTCATACCGCTTCACCACGGCCAATCGCTCCGCGTACGTGGAGGTCACGGTGTCTGAGGGAAGGGCCCGGGAGGACACCTCTGCGATCCTTGTGGGGCTTGCGCCCGCCATCAAGAAGGCGATCCCTGAGGGGATTGCTTCCTGA
- a CDS encoding D-alanine--D-alanine ligase family protein yields the protein MSSENLPQSPEQPSRKPRVAVVFGGRSSEHGISVVTAGAVLRAIDRTKYDVLPIGITRDGSWFLTADEPERMAITDRRTPSVEELAESREGGVVLPVDPANREVVYSEPGSVPKALGEVDVVFPVLHGPYGEDGTLQGMLELSGVPYVGSGVLASAVGQDKEYMKRVFTSFGLKVGPYVVIRPREWQLDESAARKKIIDLAGEHGWPLFVKPARAGSSIGITKVDDLACLDEAIAEAQRHDPKILVEAALRGREIECGVLEFDDGPRASVPAEIPPPEAHAYYDFEAKYIDSTPGLVPAPLTPDETAEVRRLAVDAFEAASCEGLVRADFFLTEDGEFVINEINTLPGFTPISMYPAMWKASGIEYPELVDRLIQAALRRSTGLR from the coding sequence ATGAGCAGCGAGAACCTTCCCCAGAGCCCTGAGCAGCCGTCCCGCAAGCCGCGCGTGGCCGTCGTCTTCGGCGGCCGTAGCTCGGAACACGGGATCTCCGTGGTCACGGCCGGCGCCGTCCTGCGGGCCATCGACCGGACGAAGTACGACGTCCTGCCGATCGGCATCACCCGGGATGGCAGTTGGTTTCTCACCGCCGACGAACCGGAGCGCATGGCGATCACCGACCGCCGCACCCCGAGCGTCGAGGAACTCGCCGAGTCGCGGGAGGGCGGCGTGGTGCTCCCCGTCGACCCCGCCAACCGCGAAGTCGTCTACAGCGAGCCCGGATCGGTGCCCAAGGCGCTCGGCGAGGTCGACGTCGTCTTCCCCGTCCTGCACGGCCCGTACGGCGAGGACGGCACCCTCCAGGGCATGCTGGAGCTCTCCGGCGTCCCCTACGTCGGCTCGGGCGTCCTCGCCTCGGCCGTCGGCCAGGACAAGGAGTACATGAAGCGGGTCTTCACCTCCTTCGGGCTCAAGGTCGGCCCGTACGTGGTGATCCGGCCGCGCGAGTGGCAGCTCGACGAGTCCGCCGCCCGCAAGAAGATCATCGACCTCGCCGGTGAGCACGGCTGGCCCCTCTTCGTGAAGCCGGCCCGCGCGGGCTCCTCCATCGGTATCACCAAGGTCGACGACCTCGCCTGCCTCGACGAGGCGATCGCCGAGGCCCAGCGGCACGACCCGAAGATCCTGGTCGAGGCGGCCCTGCGCGGCCGGGAGATCGAGTGCGGCGTCCTGGAGTTCGACGACGGCCCCCGGGCATCCGTGCCGGCCGAGATCCCGCCGCCGGAGGCGCATGCCTACTACGACTTCGAGGCCAAGTACATCGACTCGACCCCCGGCCTCGTCCCTGCCCCGCTCACCCCGGACGAGACCGCCGAGGTGCGGCGCCTGGCCGTGGACGCGTTCGAGGCGGCGTCGTGCGAAGGGCTGGTCCGGGCGGACTTCTTCCTCACGGAGGACGGCGAGTTCGTGATCAACGAGATCAACACGCTGCCCGGATTCACACCGATCTCGATGTACCCGGCGATGTGGAAGGCGAGCGGCATCGAGTATCCGGAGCTGGTGGACCGCCTGATCCAGGCGGCGTTGCGCCGCTCGACAGGCCTTCGCTGA
- a CDS encoding NAD(P)H-dependent glycerol-3-phosphate dehydrogenase: MSKPVKAAVFGTGSWGTAFGMVLADAGCDTVLWGRRPDLADAVNSTRTNPGYLPGVELPQNLRATTDPAEAADDADFTVLAVPSQTLRGNLADWAGLLAPGTVLVSLMKGVELGSAMRMSEVVEDVAKVGQDRIAVVTGPNLAREIASRMPAASVVACTDEAVARRLQTACHTPYFRPYTNTDVVGCELGGAVKNVIGLAVGIADGMGLGDNAKGSLITRGLAETTRLGLAMGADPLTFSGLAGLGDLVATCSSPLSRNHTFGTNLGRGMTLQETIAVTKQTAEGVKSCESVLDLARRHGVDMPITETVVGIVHEGKPPVVALKELMSRSAKPERR; encoded by the coding sequence GTGAGCAAGCCGGTCAAGGCGGCCGTCTTCGGCACCGGTTCGTGGGGCACGGCCTTCGGCATGGTGCTCGCCGACGCGGGATGCGACACCGTTCTGTGGGGGCGGCGCCCGGACCTCGCGGACGCGGTCAACTCCACCCGCACCAACCCGGGCTACCTGCCCGGAGTGGAGCTCCCGCAGAACCTGCGGGCCACCACGGACCCCGCCGAGGCCGCCGACGACGCCGACTTCACCGTCCTCGCCGTGCCCTCCCAGACACTGCGCGGCAACCTCGCCGACTGGGCCGGCCTGTTGGCCCCCGGAACCGTCCTCGTCTCGCTGATGAAAGGCGTCGAACTCGGTTCCGCCATGCGGATGAGCGAGGTCGTCGAGGACGTCGCCAAGGTCGGCCAGGACCGCATCGCCGTCGTCACCGGGCCCAACCTGGCACGCGAGATCGCCTCCCGCATGCCGGCCGCCTCCGTGGTCGCCTGCACCGACGAGGCCGTCGCCCGGCGGCTCCAGACCGCCTGCCACACCCCGTACTTCCGCCCGTACACGAACACCGACGTGGTCGGCTGCGAGCTGGGCGGCGCGGTGAAGAACGTCATCGGCCTCGCCGTCGGCATCGCGGACGGCATGGGCCTCGGCGACAACGCCAAGGGATCGCTGATCACACGCGGTCTCGCCGAGACGACCCGCCTCGGCCTCGCGATGGGCGCGGACCCGCTCACCTTCTCCGGACTCGCGGGCCTCGGCGACCTGGTGGCGACCTGCTCCTCGCCCCTCTCCCGCAACCACACCTTCGGCACCAACCTCGGCAGGGGCATGACCCTGCAGGAGACCATCGCGGTCACCAAGCAGACCGCCGAGGGCGTCAAGTCCTGTGAGTCCGTGCTGGACTTGGCGCGCCGGCACGGCGTCGACATGCCCATCACGGAGACGGTCGTCGGCATCGTCCACGAGGGCAAGCCGCCCGTCGTCGCCCTCAAGGAGCTGATGTCGCGCAGCGCCAAGCCCGAGCGACGCTGA
- a CDS encoding lysophospholipid acyltransferase family protein, with protein sequence MSRRRIGFWYRFAAVLCKPPLVVLIKRDWRGMENIPADGGFITAVNHNSHVDPFAYAHFQYNSGRVPRFLAKSGLFSRGFVGAAMRGTGQIPVYRESTDALSAFRAAIAAVERGECVAFYPEGTLTRDPNGWPMTGKTGAARVALQTRCPVIPVAQWGANELLPPYARKPNLLPRKTHHVLAGPPVDLSRFYDREMTPDLLKDATEVIMAAVTRQLEEIRGEKAPETPYDPKLERVEQRRRTARAVVHHQKQRQRGTVQRVAEHQEEGQGK encoded by the coding sequence GTGTCCCGCCGCAGAATCGGGTTCTGGTACCGCTTCGCAGCGGTCCTGTGCAAACCGCCGCTGGTGGTTCTGATCAAGCGGGACTGGCGTGGAATGGAGAACATTCCGGCCGACGGCGGATTTATCACCGCGGTGAACCACAATTCGCATGTGGACCCCTTCGCGTACGCGCACTTTCAGTACAACAGTGGCCGCGTTCCGCGATTCCTCGCGAAGAGCGGTCTTTTCAGCAGGGGATTCGTGGGCGCCGCGATGCGCGGCACCGGACAGATCCCCGTCTACCGCGAGAGCACCGACGCGCTGAGCGCCTTCCGGGCCGCGATCGCCGCCGTGGAGCGCGGTGAGTGCGTCGCCTTCTACCCCGAGGGCACCCTCACCCGCGACCCGAACGGCTGGCCCATGACCGGCAAGACCGGGGCCGCGCGGGTCGCCCTGCAGACCAGGTGCCCGGTGATCCCGGTCGCCCAGTGGGGCGCCAACGAACTGCTGCCGCCGTACGCCAGGAAGCCCAACCTCCTGCCGCGCAAGACCCACCATGTGCTCGCGGGCCCGCCGGTCGACCTCTCGCGCTTCTACGACCGGGAGATGACGCCCGACCTGCTGAAGGACGCGACGGAGGTCATCATGGCCGCCGTCACCCGCCAGCTGGAGGAGATCCGCGGCGAGAAGGCGCCCGAGACGCCGTACGACCCGAAGCTGGAGCGGGTCGAGCAGCGGCGCAGGACCGCCCGGGCGGTCGTCCACCATCAGAAGCAGCGGCAGCGCGGCACGGTCCAGCGGGTAGCGGAACACCAGGAAGAGGGGCAGGGCAAGTGA
- the cofC gene encoding 2-phospho-L-lactate guanylyltransferase, with the protein MQWTLVVPLKPLARAKSRLSDTAADGVRPGLALAFAQDTVAAALAATAVGGVVVVTDDPLAARELAALGARTVPEDPRDSLRDGLNAALRHGTAVTRAIRPRSPVAALNADLPALRPEELTRVLNAAAAFPRSFLPDAAGTGTTLLTAAPGRELSPAFGPDSRLRHRRSGAVELALDAVDSVRQDVDTGGDLRAALALGVGPRTAAAAARLLIPGQ; encoded by the coding sequence GTGCAGTGGACCCTGGTCGTACCCCTGAAACCCCTGGCGCGGGCCAAGAGCAGGCTCTCGGACACCGCCGCCGACGGGGTGCGCCCCGGCCTGGCCCTCGCCTTCGCCCAGGACACCGTGGCCGCGGCGCTGGCCGCGACGGCGGTCGGCGGTGTGGTGGTGGTCACGGACGATCCCCTCGCGGCCCGCGAGCTGGCCGCTCTGGGCGCCCGAACCGTCCCTGAGGACCCCCGCGACAGCCTCCGGGACGGCCTGAACGCCGCTCTGCGACACGGAACCGCCGTCACACGGGCGATACGCCCACGAAGCCCGGTGGCGGCCCTGAACGCCGATCTGCCCGCTCTGCGCCCGGAGGAACTGACCCGCGTCCTGAACGCCGCCGCCGCTTTCCCCCGCTCTTTCCTCCCGGACGCCGCCGGCACCGGCACCACCCTGCTCACCGCCGCCCCCGGCCGTGAGCTCTCCCCCGCCTTCGGCCCCGACTCCCGTCTGCGCCACCGCCGCTCCGGCGCCGTGGAACTCGCCCTCGACGCCGTCGACTCCGTACGCCAGGACGTCGACACCGGCGGCGATCTCCGCGCCGCCCTCGCCCTCGGCGTCGGCCCCCGTACGGCCGCCGCCGCCGCGCGCCTGCTGATCCCCGGCCAGTAG
- a CDS encoding HU family DNA-binding protein: MNKAQLVEAIADKVGGRQQAADAVDAVLDAIVRAVVAGDRVSVTGFGSFEKVDRPARYARNPQTGERVRVKKTSVPRFRAGQGFKDLVSGSKKLPRGGEVAVKKAPKGSLSGGASATVKKAAAKKSTAKKTTTRKTTATAKKATAAAKKTTAKKSTAKKATSKTAAAKKTTAKKTSAAAKKTAAKSAPAKKATAKKAPAKKSTARKTTAKKTAARQQ; this comes from the coding sequence GTGAACAAGGCGCAGCTCGTAGAAGCGATTGCGGACAAGGTCGGCGGGCGACAGCAGGCCGCCGACGCGGTCGACGCTGTCCTGGACGCCATCGTCCGTGCGGTGGTCGCCGGGGACCGGGTGTCGGTCACCGGCTTCGGTTCGTTCGAGAAGGTCGACCGGCCGGCCCGTTATGCCCGCAACCCGCAGACGGGTGAGCGGGTTCGGGTCAAGAAGACCTCCGTGCCGCGTTTCCGTGCGGGCCAGGGTTTCAAGGACCTGGTGAGCGGCTCGAAGAAACTTCCCCGTGGTGGCGAGGTCGCGGTCAAGAAGGCACCCAAGGGCAGCCTGAGCGGTGGGGCTTCGGCGACGGTCAAGAAGGCGGCGGCCAAGAAGTCGACCGCGAAGAAGACCACCACCCGCAAGACGACCGCCACCGCGAAGAAGGCGACGGCCGCCGCGAAGAAGACCACGGCGAAGAAGTCGACCGCGAAGAAGGCCACCAGCAAGACGGCGGCGGCCAAGAAGACGACGGCGAAGAAGACTTCGGCTGCGGCGAAGAAGACCGCGGCGAAGAGTGCGCCGGCCAAGAAGGCCACCGCGAAGAAGGCGCCGGCCAAGAAGTCGACGGCTCGCAAGACGACCGCGAAGAAGACTGCCGCCCGCCAGCAGTAG